The window GGATGATGGCACTCGCTATGGGATTGATATTAATCATTTGGATAGGGTATTTTAAATTGCCGGCAGAGCATCCAAAGACCTCCGAGACAGAGAGATTATTAATACTAGAGAAAAAAGTTCTTCAGCCAGAAGAGAAAAAATTAAATGTTTTTGATAAGAAACCAGTTCGTCAGCTACTAACAAATAAGATGACAATCGGTATCTACATTGGACAGTACTGTTCGGCTGTCATCAATTACTTTTTTATGACTTGGTTTCCGCTATATCTGATAAACACATTTGATGTTTCAATCGTCCAAACTAGTATATATATGATTTTTCCAGCTCTAGGTGCTTTTGTTGGCTCCCTAATGGCAGGTTTTCTATCAGATCGATTGCTGAGAAGGGGTTATTCACATACATTTTCGCGGAAATTACCCATTACGGTTGGGTTAATAGCTAGCTCTCTCATAGTCAGTTTATTATGGATTCAATCCGTTGTTGGAGCAGTTATTTGTATGACAATTGTATTGTGGGGAAGAGGGTTTAGTGGATTAGGCTGGACCTTAGTGACAGAAACGGTTTCAAAACAGTTTATTGGCATACACAGTGGTATTTTTAATACATTTTCTAACTTATCCGGAATAACTACCCCTATTGTTATTGGTTTTTTATACGAGTTGCAACAGAATTTTAATGGGGCAATTTTGTTTATAGGAATCCATAGCTTACTTGCAATTGCAAGTTATCATCTTCTTGTCGGGAAGATTCAAGAGTTTGAAATTAAATTTAGAGTTTTGGAGGATTCATAATGGAAACGGCAAATCTTACTTCTACTATACCTGTTATTAAAGATGTGAAAGTGTTCCCAGTAGCAGGATATGACAGTATGTTGTTAAATTTAAGTGGAGCCCATAGCCCATTTTTCACGCGTAATATATTAGTATTAGAAGATAGTACGGGAAATATTGGAGTTGGAGAAGTTCCAGGCGGTGAAGAAATTACTAAAACACTTGAAGAAGCAGCAACACTAATAGTAGGTAAAAAAATAGGTCAATATAAATCTATACTTTCATCGATTCGCCAACAATTTTCCTACAAGGATAAAGGTGGTCGAGGATTACAAACTTTTGATTTACGTACTACAATTCATGTGGTCACAGCAGTAGAATCTGCGTTACTTGATCTACTAGGGAAGCACCTAGAAGTACCGGTATGTGATTTATTGGGTGATGGCCGTCAACGTGAGAGTGTTAAAATGTTGGGCTATCTGTTTTATATCGGCGACCGCAACAAAACGAATTTACCATATCTTACAGGTGAAGGTGCCGAGGATGATTGGACATACTTGCGTCATCAGGAAGCGTTGACGCCTGAAGCAATTGTAAAGTTAGCTGAAGCAGCCTTTGAGCGATACGGGTTTGAGGATTTTAAATTAAAAGGCGGCGTCTTATCACCTGAAGAGGAAATGGATGCAATTGAAGCACTAGTCAATCGATTTCCGAAAGCTAGAATTACGCTTGATCCCAATGGAGGGTGGACATTAGAAGAAGCAGTAAGTGTCATGAAAGAACGCGGGCACTTACTAGCATATGCTGAAGATCCATGTGGTGCTGAAAATGGCTATTCTTCTAGAGAGATCATGGCAGAATTTAAGCGTCGTACAGGTTTAAAAACAGCCACGAATATGGTGGCAACAGATTGGCGTCAACTTGGCCATGCACATAGCTTGCAGTCAGTCGATATTCCTTTGGCAGATCCACACTTTTGGACAATGGAAGGCTCGGTTAAGGTAGCGCAACTATGTCATGAATGGGGATACACTTGGGGTTCTCATTCGAATAACCATTTTGATATTTCACTTGCAATGTTTACCCATGTTGCTGCTGCAGCTCCAGGTGACATTACAGCCATTGATACACACTGGATTTGGCAAGATGGTCAACGTTTAACAAAGGAACCATTTAATATTAAGAATGGGGAAGTAGTTGTACCAACGAAACCAGGATTAGGTGTAGAGCTCGATTGGCATGAATTAACAAAAGCTCATCAATTATATAATGATCATGGACTTGGTACTCGGGATGACTCCGTCGCTATGCAGTATTTAATACCGAATTGGAAATTTAATCCGAAAAAGCCTTGTCTAATTCGCTAATAAATTCAGTTCTATTTCATATATAGTATAATAAATCATGTAGATGACAGGATAGGTGAGTGAATTAGATTGAATAAATTTTCGTCTGGAAATATTAAACGAACAACACTTTCTCAGCAGGTGCTTGATAATATCGTAAATTTATTAATGAGTGGTCAATTAAAACCAGGGGATCGATTGCCATCAGAATTCGAGCTTATGGAGCAATTCGCAGTGAGTCGGCCTGTATTAAGAGAGTCACTAAGCGCACTGGAAACGTTAGAAATTGTTACCCGAAAACCAAGAGATGGTACCATTATCAATGATAAAATTAGCAGCTCTCCTTTCAAAGCGATGTTGGCTCTATCTATTAACGATGTACCTGCTATTATTGAAGCGCGAATGGTCCTGGAATTGGGTCTTGTCACGATGGCTTGTGAAAAAATAACGGATGAAGAGTTAGAAAGACTAAAACGTACGATTGATTTGATTGAAGAAAATCGAGATAAAGATTACGGTTATTTGGACCAGGAATTCCATCGCATTATAGCAGAAGCAGCAGAAAACCCTGTTGTGGAAGGAATGATTGTTGCGTTGTTAATCGCACATAAGAAAACGGATAGCCTAATTACTTATCGTGACCCAGATCTCACAATTGAGCATCACTTGGCAATATACTTGGCATTGAAACAAAGAGATCACATTGCAGCCTATAATGCAATGTATAAACATTTATCCTTTGTTCGTTCCAAAATTTTAGGTAAGCTATAAAAATGCATATAATTGGAAAAAAGCGACACCGAATAAAGGTGATCGCTTTTTTGTGTCGAATTTTATTATTTGATAACGGTTAAGTGAGGTGAGATGTTCGGGTGATTCATTTAGTAATTGGAACTACAGCAACAAATAGTTTGAAGCTAAGTTTTAGAAAGAAAAATCATCAAATTATAGGGTTTCCTATTGATTTTTCGGTAGGCCCCTTGACAGATTTACATAATACTGGCGGCATAAACGATCACTTTTCCTGGCTGAGTCATTCCTTTAAGACAAGTAGAAGAAACATTGAAGAGGATAAAAGAAACTATCAGCAAGCATTACAAAAGCTTTTTGAAATAGAGGATGGAGAGCAAGTGACCATCTGGACTTGTGAAAATGCAACAGAGCAAGTGGCTCTTCGGTTGTTCAGTTATGTATTGAAAGAGAAACAAGTGGAGTTATTTTTAGTAAACACATTTAAAGCCATGCACGAATACTACAAAGATAAGAATTGTCGGGTTGATATTCGTCATACAGGGGAATGTAACACTGACATACTTAAACATTTTTATGAGAATTCAAGATACCCGATTTCTGATGAAATAAAAGGTAAATACGAACAAGAGGGGGAAGAATTACTAAATAGTAGGAGTTACTTTCGTACTTGGCGCCAAGGGAAAATCGTAGAGGAACCTGAAAGTGGAGAAGATTCGTTTATTTTGGGATGTGCTAGAAGACTTCACAAAGAACGTGGCAACCTGGGATTTATCGAAGCGATTAGAC is drawn from Lysinibacillus sp. SGAir0095 and contains these coding sequences:
- a CDS encoding MFS transporter; the encoded protein is MKDSKIRYRILMIVFFITALSFADRAVVSIASDAISEDFQIDGIVLGYIFSAFSLTYVIAQIPGGVLVDKFGPKRIHMILITVWTVLLLSHGITPWLPISIMATFFIILRALTGLVSAPMFSVNSRVVAEWFPVKERAFATSIYTSSQYLSIVLFAPLFGFISMRYDWSIIFWMMALAMGLILIIWIGYFKLPAEHPKTSETERLLILEKKVLQPEEKKLNVFDKKPVRQLLTNKMTIGIYIGQYCSAVINYFFMTWFPLYLINTFDVSIVQTSIYMIFPALGAFVGSLMAGFLSDRLLRRGYSHTFSRKLPITVGLIASSLIVSLLWIQSVVGAVICMTIVLWGRGFSGLGWTLVTETVSKQFIGIHSGIFNTFSNLSGITTPIVIGFLYELQQNFNGAILFIGIHSLLAIASYHLLVGKIQEFEIKFRVLEDS
- a CDS encoding enolase C-terminal domain-like protein, coding for METANLTSTIPVIKDVKVFPVAGYDSMLLNLSGAHSPFFTRNILVLEDSTGNIGVGEVPGGEEITKTLEEAATLIVGKKIGQYKSILSSIRQQFSYKDKGGRGLQTFDLRTTIHVVTAVESALLDLLGKHLEVPVCDLLGDGRQRESVKMLGYLFYIGDRNKTNLPYLTGEGAEDDWTYLRHQEALTPEAIVKLAEAAFERYGFEDFKLKGGVLSPEEEMDAIEALVNRFPKARITLDPNGGWTLEEAVSVMKERGHLLAYAEDPCGAENGYSSREIMAEFKRRTGLKTATNMVATDWRQLGHAHSLQSVDIPLADPHFWTMEGSVKVAQLCHEWGYTWGSHSNNHFDISLAMFTHVAAAAPGDITAIDTHWIWQDGQRLTKEPFNIKNGEVVVPTKPGLGVELDWHELTKAHQLYNDHGLGTRDDSVAMQYLIPNWKFNPKKPCLIR
- a CDS encoding FadR/GntR family transcriptional regulator — encoded protein: MNKFSSGNIKRTTLSQQVLDNIVNLLMSGQLKPGDRLPSEFELMEQFAVSRPVLRESLSALETLEIVTRKPRDGTIINDKISSSPFKAMLALSINDVPAIIEARMVLELGLVTMACEKITDEELERLKRTIDLIEENRDKDYGYLDQEFHRIIAEAAENPVVEGMIVALLIAHKKTDSLITYRDPDLTIEHHLAIYLALKQRDHIAAYNAMYKHLSFVRSKILGKL
- a CDS encoding DUF1835 domain-containing protein, which translates into the protein MIHLVIGTTATNSLKLSFRKKNHQIIGFPIDFSVGPLTDLHNTGGINDHFSWLSHSFKTSRRNIEEDKRNYQQALQKLFEIEDGEQVTIWTCENATEQVALRLFSYVLKEKQVELFLVNTFKAMHEYYKDKNCRVDIRHTGECNTDILKHFYENSRYPISDEIKGKYEQEGEELLNSRSYFRTWRQGKIVEEPESGEDSFILGCARRLHKERGNLGFIEAIRLVGLVLGESAHTLSDAWIEYRVRSLIHSGKLVYEGNLKSMSTYKIKVAESLKRG